In the Streptomyces sp. 3214.6 genome, CTGTTCCATCGACTCCTGGATCAGCTTCGTCAGGGTGCCGTTGCGGATGGCATCGTTCGCTTTCTCCGTGTCGAAGGACGCCTTGAGCAGCATGCGCATCGCACTCACCTTCTCCGGTCGACACACGCGGCCATGTGGGTTCAGAATATGCCCTTTTGCCGGATACCTCCCCCGGAACGGGGTCACGGCAGCGCGTCGATCTCCCCGACGAGCCGGGCCCCTTCGCGGGTCATGACCTCCGGGTCGCGCAGGGCACTGGAGAGCAGCGACATGCCCTGATAGGCGCCGACGAGCGCGAGCGCGTGACCGTCGGGTTCGTCGACCCCGATTTCGCGGTACTGCCGCTCCACCCAGTCCAGCAGTCGGCGGACGACGAGCCCGGCGGCGAGGTCGAGACCGCCCTCGGCGCGCTTGTCGAGCTCGACGGCGAGGGTGCCCGTGGGGCAGCCGTACCGGGCCGTGACGTCCCGCGCCTCGACCCAGCCGGCGACCAGGCTCTTCAGGCGTTCCCGCGGGTCGGCGAGCTCTTCGAGCCGGGCGGTGAGGTCGTCGAGGTACTCGGCGTGCCGGTCCAGGGCGGCCTCGACCAGCTCGTCCTTGGTCTTGAAGTAGTAGTACACGTTGCCGACCGGGACGTCGGCGGCGCGGGCGATGTCGGCGATGGTCGTCCGCTCCACGCCCCGCTCGTGCAGCACCGTGGCGGCGGCCGCCATGAGCCGCTGCCGCTTGCCGACGCCCTTCTTGCCCGCGCCGGCCTCCGTACCCCGCTTCTCCACTGAGTCAGTCACCCAACTGACTATAGACAACGGGCGGTGGAACCGTGCTAGCGTCATACCCATCGAGTTAGTCAGCCAACTAACTAATGCTCGACGAGAGACGAGAGACGGGGACCGAAATGACCGACACGAACGACACGAACGACACGATCGTGGTGACCGGTGCGACCGGGAACGTCGGACGCGCGCTGGTGCGGATGCTGTCCGAGGCCGGGGTGCCCGTGACGGCCGTCGCCCGCGCCGTCACCGACGCCGACGTGCCGGCCGGGGTGCGGGCGGTGCCCGCCGATCTGGCCGAACCGGCCGGGCTGCGGGCCGCGTTCGAGGGAGCGCGGGCGCTGTTCCTGCTGGTGGCGGGCGAGGACCCGCACGGCGTCCTGGCCGAGGCGAAGTCCGCCGGGATCCGCCGGGTCGTACTGCTGTCCTCGCAGGGCGCGCAGACCCGCCCGCAGGCGTACGGGCACCCACGCCGCTTCGAGGACGCCGTACGGGAGTCGGGGCTCGACTGGACGGTCCTGCGGTCGGGCGGGATGGCGACCAACGCGTTCGCCTGGGCCGAGTCGATCCGCGCCCGACGGGAGGCGGCGGCGCCGTTCGGTGACGTCGGCCTGCCGTTCGTCGACCCCGACGACGTGGCCGCCGTCGCCGTCGCGGCCCTGCTCGGCGACGACCACCTGGGCGCCACCTACACGCTGACCGGCCCCGCGCCGACCACCCCGCGAGAGCGGGCCGCGGCCATCGCCGCCGCGCTGGGCGAACCGGTGCGCTTCACCGAGCAGACCCGGGAGGAGGCCCACGCGCTCATGGCGCGGTTCATGCCGCTGCCCGTGGTCGAGGGCACCCTCGCGATCCTGGGCGAGCCCACCGAGGACGAGCGGCGCCCGAGCCCGGACGTCGAACGCGTCCTGGCCCGGACCCCGGGCACCTTCGCCGCGTGGGCGGCGCGCAACGCCCCCGCCTTCCGCTGAGGCGCCGTCAGAAGACCGGCGAACCCGCCTGGGTCAGCTTCCAGTTGGCGGCGGCGAAGTCCGCCGGGTCGAGCGTCTTCTTCGCCGTCACGTAGTCGATCATCAGCTGGCGGATCTCGTTGGTGGAGCTGTAGGCGATGCCGGCGGTGGCGATGTGCGGGTAGCCGCTGCCACCGTTGGCCCGGTAGTTGTTGACGGCGACGACGAAGACCTGGTCGTCGGCGACGGCGGCGCCGTTGTAGGTGAGGTTCTTGATCCTCGACCCCTCCGCCTGCGCGATGTCGATGTCGTAGGAGACGCCCGCGGCGGTGTCGTACATGTAGTCCCAGAATTTGTTGGCGTTGGTGAGGGTCGCGGTGTCGACCGTCGTGCCCGCCGGGACCTGGTGGTAGTACTTCGCCGCGTACTCCAGGTAGTCCTTGAGCTGTGCGCCGGTGAGCTTCTTGCCGTACAGGGTGTTGTCGTAGATGTAGAGCCCGGCGATGTCCTTGATGGTGACGTCGCCTGCGGGGATGTCGGCGGTGCGGCTGAAGGGCGCGGCGACGGAGATGAGCGGGAGGGCCGCGTCCGCCGTCGACAGGCCCGCCTTGACCGTCTGCATCTGCACCTCGTGGATGAAGTCCATGATGGGGACGTCCTTCCAGCAGGACTCCGCCGCCGAGAGGTCGGCCGTGCAGGTGCCGACGGCCGTGTTGACGTACTTCACGACGAGTTCGTGGTCGGCCTCCAGGAGCTTCTTGATCTCCGGGTCCTCGTCCACGGTGTTGGGGTTGAGGGTCTGCGCGGACTTGCCGACGACCTTCCAACGGCCGTGCTCCAGCTCGACCTCGAAGTCGAAGACGCTGAGGCGGTATCCCCAGCAGTACGGCTCCGAGAGGAGCACGTCCTCTCCCGTCTCGGCGTTCTTGACGGTGTACGACGGCACTTCCACATGCGTGTGGCCCACGAGGATCGCGTCGATGCCGGGGACCTGCTCGGCGACGAGGTTGGACGCGTTCTCGACGTACGGAAGGGCGTCGCCGTAGGAGGAGGAGCCGTCGAGGCCGGAGTGGTCGGTGAGGAAGACGACGTCACAGCCGAGGGCGCGGAGCCGCGGGACGTACTTCTTCGCCTGCTCGACCAGGCCCGGGAAGACCATCTTCCCGCTGACGTTGTCCTTGTCCCAGATCGCGATGCCGGGGTTGGTCAGACCCAGGATGCCGACCTTGATGTCGGGGGCGCCCGGGACACAGATCCGCTTCACGGTGTACGGCGGGAACGCGGGGCGCAGCGTCTTCGCGTCGAGGGCGTTCGCCCCGAGCAGCGGGAAGTGACACTGCTGCTCGAACTTCCGCAGCACCTCGATGCCGTAGTTGAACTCGTGGTTGCCGAGGGCGGCGGCGTCGTAGCGCATGTGGTTCATGGCGACGGCCATCGGGTGCTTGACGCCCTTGCCGGTGATGGGCTCCACGCGCGCGAAGTAGTAGGCGAGGGAGGTGCCCTGGATGATGTCGCCGGCGTCGACGAGCAGGACGTGCTCCTCGCCCTTCGCCGCGCGCTGCTGCTTGACGAGCGTCGCGACCCGGGCGACGCCGACGGAGTTGCCCTTGGCGTCGGAGTAGGCGGCGTCCTTGTAGTAGTCCCAGTCGAAGACGTGACTGTGCAGGTCGGTGGTGCCGAGGATGGAGAACGTCCAGGTACGGGGCGTCTTGGCAGGCTTACGGTCGGCCGCCTGGGCGGTGCCCGCCCCCACGGTCCCCGCGACGGCGACGGCCGCCCCGGTCACAGCCGACTTCTGCACGAACTCACGGCGGTTCAGGGGAGGAACGGGCATTCGGGACTCCTGGAACTGGAGAGGAAGGAAGACTGGCAACTACCCGCGTAGATGCTTGCCTTCCGCCAGTTACGGGCGTAACCGCGAACAGCCCATGGGCCGGTCAAGGATGTCCAAGACCGGCCCAAGTCGACGTTCCGTCAGGTGACTTACAGGAACGAGTTGATCTCGATCGTCTCGTCGCGGCCCGGGCCCACGCCGATCGCGGAGATCGGGGCGCCGGACATCTCCTCCAGCGCCTTCACATACGCCTGGGCGTTCTTCGGGAGGTCGGAGAACGACTTCGCCTTGGTGATGTCCTCGGACCAGCCGGGCAGGGTCTCGTAGACCGGCTTCGCGTGGTGGAAGTCGCTCTGGGAGTACGGGAGTTCCTCGACCCGCTTGCCGTCGATCTCGTACGCGACGCAGACCGGGATCTGCTCCCAGCCGGTGAGGACGTCGAGCTTCGTCAGGAAGAAGTCCGTCAGACCGTTGACGCGGGTCGCGTACCGCGCGATGACCGCGTCGAACCAGCCGCAGCGCCGGTCACGGCCGGTCGTCACGCCCCGCTCGCCACCGATGCGACGCAGCGCATCGCCGTCCTCGTCGAACAGCTCCGTCGGGAACGGGCCCGAGCCGACCCGGGTCGTGTACGCCTTCAGGATGCCGATGACCCTGCTGATCTTCGTCGGACCCACGCCCGCGCCCGTGCAGGCGCCGCCCGCGGTCGGGTTCGACGAGGTGACGAAGGGGTACGTGCCGTGGTCGATGTCGAGGAGCGTGCCCTGACCGCCCTCGAAGAGGACGACCTTGTTCTCCTCCAGCGCCTGGTTCAGGACCAGCACCGTGTCGGTGACGTAGGGCGCCAGCTTCCCGGCGTAGCCGAGCAGCTCCTCCACCACCTGGTCGACGGCGATCGCGCGCCGGTTGTACAGCTTGGTGAGCAGCTGGTTCTTGGCGTCGAGCGCGGCCTCCACCTTCTGGGTGAGGATCGACTCGTCGTAGAGGTCCTGGACGCGGATGCCGACCCGGTTGATCTTGTCGGCATAAGTCGGACCGATCCCGCGCCCGGTGGTGCCGATCTTGCGCTTTCCGAGGAAGCGTTCCGTCACCTTGTCGACAGTCACGTTGTAGGGCGTGATGATGTGCGCGTTGCCGCTGATCAGCAGCTTCGACGTGTCGACGCCGCGCTCGTTCAGACCGCTCAGCTCGGAGAGCAGTACCGAGGGGTCGACGACGACACCGTTACCGATGACCGGCGTACAGCCGGGGGACAGGATTCCGGAAGGGAGAAGGTGGAGTGCGTACTTCTGATCGCCCACGACGACCGTGTGGCCGGCGTTGTTGCCACCTTGGTAGCGCACTACGTAGTCCACCGAGCCACCGAGCAGGTCGGTGGCCTTTCCCTTGCCTTCGTCACCCCACTGAGCACCGAGCAGCACAAGTGCGGGCACGCGCGTACACCCCTTCCGGGTGGGGCATGTCCAAGGTCAGGGGCGTACGCGGCAGTTCGTTCCACCGCGTGCACCGCGACCGTCTTCGGTCGCCAGTTGTCGGACCCGGATGCCCCGGAATAGACGAAGCCCCTGGCGCAATAGCGCAAGGGGCTCTTGCACAAAGATGCTACCCGAGGAAGCGAGGCAGGACCGAGGTGGCGACTTCTCCGACGTCCGATCAGCTGCTGGTGATCATCGATCCGGTCGCCCGAAGCATGGACGGGGAGTCCGTCCGAATCGCGAAAGACGTGCTCAGCGCGGGTGCGGCGAGTACCAAGGTGTGCCTGCCCGAGGATCCGGAGGAATTCGCCCGGGTGCTGTCCCGGCGGGGCTCACGGCGGCCGGTGGTCGTCGGCGACGACCGTGCGCTGAACCGCGCGGTGGCCCTGCTGCACCGGCAGCGGGCGCTGGCCGAATGTGTGCTGTCGGTGGTGCCCGTGGGCGCCTCGCTGAGCATCGCGCACGCCCTCGGGGTGCCCACGGGGGCCGTGGCGGCGGCCCGGGCCGCCCTGGACGGCGCCGAACGGCGGCTGGACGTGCTCGTGGACGACAGCGACGGGGTGGTGCTGGGCGCGCTCAGGATCCCACCGATACCACTCGCCCCACGCGACTCACGGGACGCCCGGGACACCCGGGACGAGCTGGAGGCGTCCGACGGGACTGACCGGACCGACCGGACCGACTGGACCGACTGGACTCACGGGACCGATGGGGCGGCCCGGGCCGGCCGGGCGGAGGGCGCGGACGGGGCGGAGAGGCTCGTGCACGGCGGGCGGCACTGGCTGCGCACGTACCAGTCGCTCGTCCGCACCCTGGTGCCGTCGCGGCCCTCCTGCCTCTCCCCCGCCCCCGCCCCGCCCGGACCGGCCCGGCTGCGCATCGAGGTCGACGGCGTGACGCTGGTCGACCTCGACCAGCCGGTGGCGGCGGTCTCGGTGGCCCCGGGTCCCGCGGGCACGGCCGTCGTGACGGTACGGCCCCTGTCCCTGGGCGCGGAGGCGGCCCCCCTGGAGGCCAGGGGACGCACGGTGACCGTCTCGGGCGCGGACTTCCGCTACCGGGCGGACACGGCCGTCGCGGGGCCGGTACGGCGGCGGACGTGGACCGTGCGGGAGGGCGCGCTGGGGCTGATGCTGCCGGGCCGGTGACCGGGAAAATCCGGAGCGTCCGGCCGACGGACCTGGTTACGCTGCGCATCCGTTGACATGAACGCGCACGCGCTGCGGAGGCCGTGGACGCGCGCGCGGGCGAATGGGGGCCGCGATGAGCCAGTACTACGAGGTGGACGGCGAGTCGGTGTGGAACCCGGCGACGAAGGCCTCCGAACTGTTCCTGGCGCATGTGCGCGTCTACGAGGAGTGGGTCGGCGTGCCATCGGGGTTCGGGCCGATGTGGAACGACGAGTGTCAGATCGACGTGCCGGTCTTCGAGGCGTTCGTGAACGCCGTGCTCGACCGGCACAACCGGACCAGCCACGCGATCATCAACGCCCTGTCCGACGGGTTCCTCGCCACGGTGCTGGCGCTCGCCGCGCGGATCGGCCTGGACATCCGCCTGCCGGAGCCGCCCGCCACGCTCGACGGGTTCATGGCCGTGCAGGTGCCGCTCTCCTCGGACCCCGACCGCCCGGCCCGACTGCGCGCCCAGGTCTTGGAGCTGCAGCGCGCCATGCCCCGCTGAGTCCGCACGCGGCGCCGGCTACTCCGGCAGCCCCTGCGTACCGAGGTTCTCGTCCTTCAGGTCCACCCCGCTGCGGCCCAGCTCACGAGCCCCCCGCAGCAGCGCGGCCAGCTTCGCCGCCGCCGTCTCGTAGGTCAGGCCCAGCGGGGGCCGGATGTTGGAGAGGCAGTTGCGGTCGGCGTCCGTCGTGACGCCGGGCCGGGGCCGGTACGTCAGATACGCGCCCAGCGAGTCCGCCGCCGACATGCCGGGGCGTTCGCCGACGAGGACCACCACGGCGACGGCGCCCATGGCGTGCGCGACGTCGTCGCCGAGAGCCACCCGGGCCTGTTCCGCGAGGACGACGGGCGCCACCCGGGTGGGGTGCGGCAGCAACGCGGCCGTCGCCCGGACCAGCGCCGCCGCGTGCTCGTGCACCGCCCGGCTGGAGAGCCCGTCGGCGACCACGAAGACGACGTCCCACCCGTCCGTGGGCAGATGGGCCCGGTCGACGGGGTGCAGACGGCGGCCCAGATCGGGGCGCTGGAGGTAGGTGAGGCGGTCGGGGGCAGCGCTGCGGACCCGGATCACCGGCGTGCCGGTCAGCTCCGCCGCCACCGCGTCCGGGTCGAACGGCGAGTGCACCGCGTCCCGGGCGGCCGCGTGCGCGGCCTGGAGCTCCAGCCGGTGCCGGGTGGGCAGGGCACTGCCGGCCCGGCCCAGCCCGATGCGGGCCTGGGTGCGGCGGCGCAGGGCGGTCCACAACTCGCCGTCCGCTGTGGATACTTGAGCAGCCGGTGCCATCTGATCCACCTGAGTCGCCTGGCTGTTCGTCATGCCGCGAGCTCCCGTCCGATCGCCGTCAGCGGATGCGCCGTGCCGGACACCTCGCGGATGCCGCCGCGCTCGTCCAGCAGCCCGATCGACGCAAGCCACGTCTCGAACTCCGGCGCCGGGCGCAGCCCCAGCACCTCCCGCAGGTACAGCGCGTCGTGGTAGGAGGCCGACTGGTAGTTGAGCATGATGTCGTCGCCGCCCGGGGTGCAGATCACGAAGGACGCCCCGGCCACGCCGAGCATCGTCAGCATCGTGGCGATGTCGTCGTCATCGGCGTCGGCGTGGTTGGTGTAGCAGATGTCCAGGCCCATGGGCAGGCCGAGGAGCTTGCCGCAGAAGTGGTCCTCCAGGGCGGCGCGCAGGATCTGCCGGCCGTCGTAGAGGTACTCCGGGCCGATGAAGCCGACGACCGTGTTCACCAGCAGGGGGTCGTAGCGGCGGGCGACCGCGTACGCCCGCGCCTCGACCGTCTGCTGGTCCACTCCGTGATGCGCGTCGGCGGAGAGGGCGCTGCCCTGGCCCGTCTCGAAGTACATGACGTTCTGCCCGACCGTTCCGCGCCCCAGCCCCCGCGCCGCTTCGTGCGCCTCGTCGAGCAGCCCGAGGGTCACCCCGAAGGAGGCGTTCGCGGCCTGGGTGCCCGCGACGGACTGGAAGACGAGGTCGACGGGGGCGCCCTGCTCCATGAGGCGGACGCTCGTGGTCACGTGGCAGAGCACGCAGGACTGGGTGGGGATCGCGTACCGGCCGATCACCTCGTCGAGCAGCTCCAGCAGGTCGCGTACGGCCCTGGGGCTGTCGGTGGCCGGGTTGATGCCGATCACCGCGTCGCCGGAGCCGAGGAGGAGGCCGTCGAGCAGGGCGGCCGCGACCCCCGCCGGATCGTCGGTGGGGTGGTTGGGCTGCAGCCGGGTGGCCAGGCGGCCGGGCAGGCCGATGGTCGACCGGAAGGCCGTGACCACCCGCACCTTCCTGGCCACGGCGACCAGGTCCGCGTTGCCCATGAGCTTGGAGACGGCCGCGACCATCTCCGGGGTGAGCCCGGGCGCCAGCGCGGCCAGCGTCACCGCGTCCGCCGCCTGAGACAGCAGCCACTCCCGCAGCTCCCCGACGGTCATGGCGGCGACCGGCGCGAAGGCGGCCGGGTCGTGGGTGTCGAGGATGAGGCGGGTGACGTCGTCGTCCTCGTAGGGGATGAGGGGTTCGGTCAGGAAGTCGGCCAGCGGCACCTCCGCCAGCGCCCAGCGTGCCGCGACCCGTTGCCGGGCGCTGTCCGCCGCGAGGCCGGCCAGGCGGTCGCCGGAGCGTTCGGGGCTCGCGGCGGCGAGCAGCCGGGCGAGCGAGTCGAAGCGGTGCCGCTCGCCGCCGAGGGTGGAGGTGTGCACGGTCATGGCGGCGACGGTACGAGCCACGTGTTGCCGCCAGATTTCTAAAGGTCTGGTTGACAAGCATTTAACGTACCGACACCCTTGACCGACTCATTCGGGCTACAGAGTTCCGGTCCAGCACACCAGCGGACGACCAGGAGAGGGGCCACCCCGATGACAGTGGACCAGGGAGTCGCCTCGGCGGCCGGCACAGGCGAAGAAGGCACCGTTCACCGGCTCAAACCCAATGCCATCGGTTTGCTCGGCGTGGTCTTCATGGCCGTTGCGACGGCGGCGCCGATCACCGCGATGACCGGCAACGTGCCCTTCATGGTGTCGTCGGGCAACGGCATCGGGGCCCCGGCGAGCTATCTCGTCGCAATGGTCGTCCTGGCAATCTTTTCCGTCGGCTTCACATCGATGGCAAAGCACATCACCTCGACGGGCGCCTTCTACGGCTTCATCTCCTACGGCCTCGGCCGCTCGGTCGGCCTCGCCTCGGGCCTGCTCGCGACCTTCGCGTACGTCGTGTTCGAGCCGGCGCTGATCGGCATCTTCTCGTCCTTCGCGACCACGACCCTGAAGGACCAGACGGGGCTCGACATCCCGTGGTGGGCGTTCGCGCTGCTGATGCTCGCGATCAACGCGACGGGCACCTGGTTCGGCGTCTCCGTCGCCGAGAAGCTGCTCGTCGTCCTGCTGGCCACCGAGGTGACGGTCCTCGCCGCGATGGCCGTCTCGGTCGCCCTGCACGGCGGCGGCCCGGACGGCTTCAGCCTCGACCCGGTCAACCCGGCCAACGCCTTCAAGGGGACGAGCGCCGGGCTCGGGCTCTTCTTCGCCTTCTGGTCGTGGGTCGGCTTCGAGTCGACGGCGATGTACGGCGAGGAGTCCCGCAACCCGAAGAAGATCATCCCCAAGGCCACGATGATCTCGGTCCTGGGCGTCGGCGTCTTCTACGTGTTCGTCTCCTGGATGGCCATCTCGGGCACCGGCCAGTCGCAGGCCGTGAAGGTCGCCACCGCCGACCCGCTGGGCCTCTTCTTCAACCCCACCGAGCGCTACGTCGGCCACTGGGCGGTCGACGTCATGCAGTGGCTGATGATCACCGGCTCGCTGGCCTGCGGCATGGCCTTCCACAACTGCGCCGCCCGCTACATGTACGCGCTCGGCCGCGAGGGCGTCCTGCCGTCCCTGAAGAACACCATCGGCCGCACCCACGCCCGGCACGGCTCCCCGCACATCGCGGGCCTGGTCCAGACGGTCGTCTCGGCCGTCCTGATCGGCGCGTTCTGGGCGGCGGGCAAGGACCCGTACACCGGGACGTACGTCCTGCTCGCGATCCTCGGCACGATGGCGATCCTCGTCGTCCAGGCGGTGTGCTCGTTCGCGGTGCTGGTCTACTTCCGCTCGCACCACCCCGAGAGCCGGCACTGGTTCCGGACCTTCACCGCCCCGCTCCTCGGCGGTGTCGCGATGCTCGCCGTGGTCGCGCTGCTGGTGTCCAACATGGGCGTGGCGGCGGGCCCGGAGTCGGGCTCGCTGGTGCTGAAGGCGACGCCGTGGCTCGTCGCGCTGATCGCGGTGGCGGGCGTGGGCTGCGCCCAGTACCTCAAGAAGCGCTCCCCGGAGAGGTACCTGCTGCTGGGGCGGACGGTGCTGGAGGAGACGAAGGAGCGCTGACCCGGCCGCCGAGTGCCCGGCTCACCGACCGAAGGTCTGGTCGCGGTGCACCCGCCACCGTTCCATCAGCGCGGTGAGCTCGCCCTCCAGGTAATCGAAGAAGGCGAGCGTCTCGGCGATCCGCCGGCCGCCCGGAGTCGCGGCGCCGAGGCTGTCGACACCCTCGCGCAGGGTCTGCCCCCACCGCTTGAGGATGGCATCCCGACTGGTCAGCGCCTCGTACCACTGATCGCTGTGTACCCGGTAGCGCTCACGCCGCGAGCCGGGTTCACGCTCCCGCGAGACCATGTGCACCTGCGCGAGGTAGCGCACCGCCCCGGAGACGGCGGCCGGGCTGACCTGGAGCTGTTCGCCGAGTTCGGCGGAGGTCAGGGTGCCGGAGTCGGACGCGAGCAGCGCGGCGAACACCCGGGCGGCCGGTCACCTGCTGGTCGCCTTCGGCGGCGCGGCCCTGATCATGCTCCTGGCGGGCCTGGGCTTCGCGGCGGGCTACGGCAAGGAGGCCCTCCCGATCCTGGCCGCCTGTCTGATCCAAATCCCGGCGATCTGGCTGGTGGGAGGCCTGACGGTCCTGCTGTACGGCACGGCCCCGCGGCTGGCGCCGGCGGCGTGGGCCGTGGCGGGCGCGATCCTTCTCATCGGCTGGATCGGCCCGGCGCTGGACGCCCCCCGGGCGGTGCTGGACCTGTCCCCCTTCGGCCACCTGCCGAAGCTGCCGGGCGGAGCGATGGAGTGGACGCCGGTGGCGGTGCTCCTGGGCGTGGCGGCGCTGCTGACGGTCGCGGGCCTGGCGGGACTGCGCCGCCGGGACATGACGACGTGACGACGCGACGGAGCCGGGGGCAGGCGGAACCTTGTGGTGGCCCGCGTGCGTCCGTCCAGGGCATGGGACAACGTACGGGGTCCGCCGCCGGGTGCCTCGCCATGGCGCTCGGGTGGGG is a window encoding:
- a CDS encoding APC family permease, whose product is MTVDQGVASAAGTGEEGTVHRLKPNAIGLLGVVFMAVATAAPITAMTGNVPFMVSSGNGIGAPASYLVAMVVLAIFSVGFTSMAKHITSTGAFYGFISYGLGRSVGLASGLLATFAYVVFEPALIGIFSSFATTTLKDQTGLDIPWWAFALLMLAINATGTWFGVSVAEKLLVVLLATEVTVLAAMAVSVALHGGGPDGFSLDPVNPANAFKGTSAGLGLFFAFWSWVGFESTAMYGEESRNPKKIIPKATMISVLGVGVFYVFVSWMAISGTGQSQAVKVATADPLGLFFNPTERYVGHWAVDVMQWLMITGSLACGMAFHNCAARYMYALGREGVLPSLKNTIGRTHARHGSPHIAGLVQTVVSAVLIGAFWAAGKDPYTGTYVLLAILGTMAILVVQAVCSFAVLVYFRSHHPESRHWFRTFTAPLLGGVAMLAVVALLVSNMGVAAGPESGSLVLKATPWLVALIAVAGVGCAQYLKKRSPERYLLLGRTVLEETKER
- a CDS encoding diacylglycerol kinase family protein translates to MATSPTSDQLLVIIDPVARSMDGESVRIAKDVLSAGAASTKVCLPEDPEEFARVLSRRGSRRPVVVGDDRALNRAVALLHRQRALAECVLSVVPVGASLSIAHALGVPTGAVAAARAALDGAERRLDVLVDDSDGVVLGALRIPPIPLAPRDSRDARDTRDELEASDGTDRTDRTDWTDWTHGTDGAARAGRAEGADGAERLVHGGRHWLRTYQSLVRTLVPSRPSCLSPAPAPPGPARLRIEVDGVTLVDLDQPVAAVSVAPGPAGTAVVTVRPLSLGAEAAPLEARGRTVTVSGADFRYRADTAVAGPVRRRTWTVREGALGLMLPGR
- a CDS encoding adenylosuccinate synthase; amino-acid sequence: MPALVLLGAQWGDEGKGKATDLLGGSVDYVVRYQGGNNAGHTVVVGDQKYALHLLPSGILSPGCTPVIGNGVVVDPSVLLSELSGLNERGVDTSKLLISGNAHIITPYNVTVDKVTERFLGKRKIGTTGRGIGPTYADKINRVGIRVQDLYDESILTQKVEAALDAKNQLLTKLYNRRAIAVDQVVEELLGYAGKLAPYVTDTVLVLNQALEENKVVLFEGGQGTLLDIDHGTYPFVTSSNPTAGGACTGAGVGPTKISRVIGILKAYTTRVGSGPFPTELFDEDGDALRRIGGERGVTTGRDRRCGWFDAVIARYATRVNGLTDFFLTKLDVLTGWEQIPVCVAYEIDGKRVEELPYSQSDFHHAKPVYETLPGWSEDITKAKSFSDLPKNAQAYVKALEEMSGAPISAIGVGPGRDETIEINSFL
- a CDS encoding GbsR/MarR family transcriptional regulator, whose translation is MFAALLASDSGTLTSAELGEQLQVSPAAVSGAVRYLAQVHMVSREREPGSRRERYRVHSDQWYEALTSRDAILKRWGQTLREGVDSLGAATPGGRRIAETLAFFDYLEGELTALMERWRVHRDQTFGR
- a CDS encoding DUF6086 family protein is translated as MSQYYEVDGESVWNPATKASELFLAHVRVYEEWVGVPSGFGPMWNDECQIDVPVFEAFVNAVLDRHNRTSHAIINALSDGFLATVLALAARIGLDIRLPEPPATLDGFMAVQVPLSSDPDRPARLRAQVLELQRAMPR
- a CDS encoding SDR family oxidoreductase; translation: MTDTNDTNDTIVVTGATGNVGRALVRMLSEAGVPVTAVARAVTDADVPAGVRAVPADLAEPAGLRAAFEGARALFLLVAGEDPHGVLAEAKSAGIRRVVLLSSQGAQTRPQAYGHPRRFEDAVRESGLDWTVLRSGGMATNAFAWAESIRARREAAAPFGDVGLPFVDPDDVAAVAVAALLGDDHLGATYTLTGPAPTTPRERAAAIAAALGEPVRFTEQTREEAHALMARFMPLPVVEGTLAILGEPTEDERRPSPDVERVLARTPGTFAAWAARNAPAFR
- a CDS encoding ethanolamine ammonia-lyase subunit EutB; the protein is MTVHTSTLGGERHRFDSLARLLAAASPERSGDRLAGLAADSARQRVAARWALAEVPLADFLTEPLIPYEDDDVTRLILDTHDPAAFAPVAAMTVGELREWLLSQAADAVTLAALAPGLTPEMVAAVSKLMGNADLVAVARKVRVVTAFRSTIGLPGRLATRLQPNHPTDDPAGVAAALLDGLLLGSGDAVIGINPATDSPRAVRDLLELLDEVIGRYAIPTQSCVLCHVTTSVRLMEQGAPVDLVFQSVAGTQAANASFGVTLGLLDEAHEAARGLGRGTVGQNVMYFETGQGSALSADAHHGVDQQTVEARAYAVARRYDPLLVNTVVGFIGPEYLYDGRQILRAALEDHFCGKLLGLPMGLDICYTNHADADDDDIATMLTMLGVAGASFVICTPGGDDIMLNYQSASYHDALYLREVLGLRPAPEFETWLASIGLLDERGGIREVSGTAHPLTAIGRELAA
- a CDS encoding TetR/AcrR family transcriptional regulator → MTDSVEKRGTEAGAGKKGVGKRQRLMAAAATVLHERGVERTTIADIARAADVPVGNVYYYFKTKDELVEAALDRHAEYLDDLTARLEELADPRERLKSLVAGWVEARDVTARYGCPTGTLAVELDKRAEGGLDLAAGLVVRRLLDWVERQYREIGVDEPDGHALALVGAYQGMSLLSSALRDPEVMTREGARLVGEIDALP
- the eutC gene encoding ethanolamine ammonia-lyase subunit EutC, with the protein product MAPAAQVSTADGELWTALRRRTQARIGLGRAGSALPTRHRLELQAAHAAARDAVHSPFDPDAVAAELTGTPVIRVRSAAPDRLTYLQRPDLGRRLHPVDRAHLPTDGWDVVFVVADGLSSRAVHEHAAALVRATAALLPHPTRVAPVVLAEQARVALGDDVAHAMGAVAVVVLVGERPGMSAADSLGAYLTYRPRPGVTTDADRNCLSNIRPPLGLTYETAAAKLAALLRGARELGRSGVDLKDENLGTQGLPE
- a CDS encoding bifunctional metallophosphatase/5'-nucleotidase is translated as MPVPPLNRREFVQKSAVTGAAVAVAGTVGAGTAQAADRKPAKTPRTWTFSILGTTDLHSHVFDWDYYKDAAYSDAKGNSVGVARVATLVKQQRAAKGEEHVLLVDAGDIIQGTSLAYYFARVEPITGKGVKHPMAVAMNHMRYDAAALGNHEFNYGIEVLRKFEQQCHFPLLGANALDAKTLRPAFPPYTVKRICVPGAPDIKVGILGLTNPGIAIWDKDNVSGKMVFPGLVEQAKKYVPRLRALGCDVVFLTDHSGLDGSSSYGDALPYVENASNLVAEQVPGIDAILVGHTHVEVPSYTVKNAETGEDVLLSEPYCWGYRLSVFDFEVELEHGRWKVVGKSAQTLNPNTVDEDPEIKKLLEADHELVVKYVNTAVGTCTADLSAAESCWKDVPIMDFIHEVQMQTVKAGLSTADAALPLISVAAPFSRTADIPAGDVTIKDIAGLYIYDNTLYGKKLTGAQLKDYLEYAAKYYHQVPAGTTVDTATLTNANKFWDYMYDTAAGVSYDIDIAQAEGSRIKNLTYNGAAVADDQVFVVAVNNYRANGGSGYPHIATAGIAYSSTNEIRQLMIDYVTAKKTLDPADFAAANWKLTQAGSPVF